The genomic region TACCTTGCCATTAGGAAGTGCTCTAGATCGTCCCTATCCTTCATCTGTAAAACGTACCTTCCCCTCTCGTAGATGTCCATAACCTCTATAATCCTGTCTAGGAGGATCTGTCCGTACTTTACTCCAAAATAGAACGAGTCCCTCTGTAAATAGTCGAGCCTGTCCGCATCCAACATGGGGTTTATTAACGCCTTCCCTACTCGTCTGGAGGGGTTCTCTTTGGTGTAGATGTCTTCCATAGCGTCCGCTAACTCACCTTGTTGGAGGCATTTTTTAGAACATCTATCCCAACTTGTTCGTGGAGCTTCACTCCCGGAAGGCTTGGTTTTAGCTTCATTTTTCTTATCCATGAAATCAAGAAAGCTGATAGCTTGTTCGAATGCATGCGAGAACGGCAAGTGACCTATGTCGTGAACTAGGGCAAGTCTCCTAACCCTAGTGTACGTTTAGTCGTCTAAAAGTACCTTGCTCCTGAGCTTTGGCAACATAAGCTTTGCTACGTGGTATGTACCTAGACTGTGCTCGAACCTCGTGTGAGTGGCTGAAGGGAAGACCAGATATGCGAAGCCGTTCTGCTTTATGTACCTCAAACCTCCGGAAAGGGGAACTGTAGACAATGTCCATGTCCTCCCCGTCAATTGTAATGTAGCTGTAGATGGGATCCCTGATCTGCTTACTCCTCCTAGCAGGGGTATACGTCATACGCTAAACTTGAATTCTTTCTAGCTGTTCTAGGAGTTCTCTCTCTTGTTAGTCGAATTTTACGCTTTCCCCGGTAAGACTGTACCAGACTTTTTTGGCGAGTTCCTTTGCCTTATCCACATCTACTCTTATGTCGTAATTGCTACACTCTTCCGTTTGTGCATAGTCATGATCTCCTACGTACTCTACGAACATCACGCCGTGTTCCGTTATCCTGAAACCGCTCAAGTCGACTTTCTTAGGAACTGCTACCAAGAAGGCAATGACATGTGCTCCATCTTCAGGGTACTTACTCCTTAAACAATCTATTGAGATGAGAGATCTAAAAACTCCTAAACGTTATCATATTGTAGGTGCTGACCAACAGTATATTTACGGGATTAGTGTCATATGAAATGGGGGAGCCAGACGAAACTATTCTTGGAGCCGAGCTAAATTTAAGGTCTTTTCGATTTGGGCAGAGCCGGGGAATCCCTTTTAGCTTAAACTGAACTAACTAATATCGACTCGTCCTAGATCACGCAGCTAGGGAAAAGGCCGTCCTTAAGACCTTGTTCTTCGTCGTCCCTCCGTAAGAACCCTACCATAGGTAAAACAGTTGCGTTCTCTTTGCGTCTTTAAGACTTAGAGAGCGACGCCACTACAAGCTATCACAGCACATTTCCTATAGATGTATGCCATGGGGACTATCTAAGAGAGTATCACCGTTAGTGTCGCTTGCTTCGTTGAAGACCAAGGGGTAAAGGGAGCACTTGGTCTAAGGTCAAAATTTGAGGATTCATTGGACCTGATTATTCGCAGTCCTCAAGTCACGATGAGTACTTTTGACAGTAGCTCTGCAACGGCTCGTCTGGAGTCCTAGGGAGCGTTCGACTCTCACTCTCTTACCCCAAACGCCTTCTTAGTCTCCTCCGAGCAATAGCCCTTAAGCAGGGAGCCCTTGAGCTCTGGCTGGTACTTTGGTATTACCCAGTACTTCATAAACGGTAGATAGACTGCCCCAGACAGCAGGAAGGAGAGGAGCCACGCGTTGTTCAAGGCAACTTCCTCGCCAGGGTACGGCAAGTATATCACCGCTGACACCGCAAGGAAGGTTATCAGCGCTGCGGGGTTGACCCCCTTCCAGTACCTAAACCTCCCCCTGCTCAGGAAGACGTCGGGTAAGTCGAACTTGAACCTCCTAACCACGGCGTAATCAAATATTATCACCCCCTCCACGCTACCTAGAATCCCGCCGTAGGTGAGCAACCAACTGTAGATGTAGCTGTACGCATTCCCGTAGAAGCTCCACGCCCCTATCCCCACTGCCAGGACTACCAGCAGAAGCGACCCCTTGAACCAAGTGAGCCTCTTGGGGAAGGTATTGGCTATGTCGTACGCGGGCCCCACGGCGTTTGCGAAGACGTTGACCAAGAACGTCGCCAGGATGAAGGAGAACAGGACGAGGACGTTGACAGGAGGGGCCATGTGGAGGGTGACCAGCACTATGGGGTCCCAGATGGCAGTGCCGTAGAGCTTTAGCGAAGCTGCGGTGGTCATTGTGCCCATGACTGCAACTGCGAGCATCAAGAAGGGCATTGGCACCTGCCCCACCGCTTGGGCGAACTGGCCCTTGGCGAATCTGGTGTAGTCCGGCATCGTTAGGGCCATGGTGGCCCAGTATGCTATGTTGGCGTTTAGGAAGGCCAGCAGGGCGAGAGGGGAGAGATTTGAGGACGGGGAGAGGGCTAACACGTTTATCGACCACCCCACCTTCACCATGAAGTAGGCCCAGACTGCGAGGAAGGACACAAGGACTACTGGCCCGCCCACCCTCGCCAGCCACTTGAGCACCGGCTGGGACTTCACCACTGGGGAATAGTAGAACACCGCGACCTGCAGTAAGATCACCAGGAGGAAGGTGGCCCAGAACACTTGGGGGAAGTCCCTGCTGAGCACGAAGGGGTAGTTCGGGTAGTGAGAGACAGTGTAGGTCACTGCACCTACGTTCCCCGAGAGTATTGCGTAGATGGCCGTGGTCGCCTCGGTGATTATGTAGCTCTCTATCCCCCACCACCCCGCTCCTATCACCGCCCTCAACCAGCTCGGGAACACTGCCCCGTATACCCCCCACCTAGTCCTCGTGAGCTGGGGCTCCGCTAGGCCGTACCTCGCCCCTCCATGGGACTGGAGTATCATGGGGAAGAGGACGATGAGGTTGCCCAGGAAGACTACGAGTATGGACTGTAACGCGTTGAGGCCAAATACTAGGCCTACGCTTGCCAAGGTCCAGCTTGGGACTATGAAGACCATTGATACCCAGAGGGCGAAGTAGGTGAAGGGACCCCAGTTCCTGTTCTTCACGGGGACCGGGTGGACGTCGGCGTTCCAGAGGAACTTCTCCTCAGGGAAGGGCTGTGTGAGCTCCACCTGCCCCCTTTCAGGGTAGAACTTAGTTATGGAGACTCTGTCCACTCTCTTCATTTTGACCGTAATAGTGTGTCCACTTGACATTTATGTTTACCGCCATAGCAGTCTCCTCGCCCTTGAACCTGGACTACTCCAAAGTGATAGCGAACGCGAGCGGCCAGCGGTTTTCTAGAAGTGAAACTTTCTCCTTTGCCCTGTCCTCTCCTTCCTGGCACAGGAAGGGTATACAATCTTAAGATAGGGTGTACAGTTACCAAGGCCGTAGGGTGTAACCTCTAATCCCAAGACTTTCTTTGTCGACAAGGAAAAAAGAAAGGACTAACTTACCTCCACTTCTGCCTGGAACTTTATTCCATATGCCTCGTACTGGCCGTCTACGTCGTAGACCCTTACTATGTATTTCCCTGAATGTACGTGGAAGGGCATCTGTAGGATCACTGTGGCGTTTTGACCCAAGGGCACCACCAAGGCAAACTTGTCTGGGTGGACTGGGTGGAGCGGGAACTCGTTCCTTATGTCGTAGCTAGGTATGTGAGACAGCTGGGAAGGCCCCCACTGGTACAGCACCGTCCCGTTGGGGTAGAGCACTTGAACCAGGGTAACGAAACCGCCGTAAGTGTCTGGGCCCGCCACCCTCGCAATTTGAAGGAACAGCGTGCCGTTCTGGTACAGCCTGGTCCCAGTTAACACGTAGGCTGGGGTCTTGGAGTAGTTGGTCAAGTGGGTGAAGCCTTGGAAATTGAGCTGGTAAAGCCCGAAGGTGACCCCGGTAGCCAGCAACATAGCCAGGACAGCGATTACTCCGATCTTGTCCACGCCCATCACCACAGGGGGATCCTGTACTTCCCGATCTTTATCCCGTTGGGATACCTCTTGTACAAGTAGTGATCAATGGAGAGCCATCTGCTCCCGGTGAGCAGGAACATGAATGCCGCGGCGCCTTCGGTGGCAGCTATCTGCCACTCGTCGAGGCAAGTGGAGCCTAGCCAGCCCCCCGCTGCCCCAATTCCCCATGCCAGCCCGGCTACTACGAGCCCAGATAACCTAAAAAACCCCAGCATTAAGAACAGGCCGAAAATCCCCTCGAGGACAGTGAACAGAAGCAA from Candidatus Aramenus sp. CH1 harbors:
- a CDS encoding Aa3-type terminal oxidase — translated: MGVDKIGVIAVLAMLLATGVTFGLYQLNFQGFTHLTNYSKTPAYVLTGTRLYQNGTLFLQIARVAGPDTYGGFVTLVQVLYPNGTVLYQWGPSQLSHIPSYDIRNEFPLHPVHPDKFALVVPLGQNATVILQMPFHVHSGKYIVRVYDVDGQYEAYGIKFQAEVEVS
- a CDS encoding TQO small subunit DoxD, whose translation is MSQSKVVDETQKFLPVLRVTLGWMYFSAFLRRTVNVPAKLNPNSSAYVGGKLITFLPHAWAPVKGMLVYVLTNPALLYNFLLLFTVLEGIFGLFLMLGFFRLSGLVVAGLAWGIGAAGGWLGSTCLDEWQIAATEGAAAFMFLLTGSRWLSIDHYLYKRYPNGIKIGKYRIPLW
- a CDS encoding cytosine permease; this translates as MSSGHTITVKMKRVDRVSITKFYPERGQVELTQPFPEEKFLWNADVHPVPVKNRNWGPFTYFALWVSMVFIVPSWTLASVGLVFGLNALQSILVVFLGNLIVLFPMILQSHGGARYGLAEPQLTRTRWGVYGAVFPSWLRAVIGAGWWGIESYIITEATTAIYAILSGNVGAVTYTVSHYPNYPFVLSRDFPQVFWATFLLVILLQVAVFYYSPVVKSQPVLKWLARVGGPVVLVSFLAVWAYFMVKVGWSINVLALSPSSNLSPLALLAFLNANIAYWATMALTMPDYTRFAKGQFAQAVGQVPMPFLMLAVAVMGTMTTAASLKLYGTAIWDPIVLVTLHMAPPVNVLVLFSFILATFLVNVFANAVGPAYDIANTFPKRLTWFKGSLLLVVLAVGIGAWSFYGNAYSYIYSWLLTYGGILGSVEGVIIFDYAVVRRFKFDLPDVFLSRGRFRYWKGVNPAALITFLAVSAVIYLPYPGEEVALNNAWLLSFLLSGAVYLPFMKYWVIPKYQPELKGSLLKGYCSEETKKAFGVRE